Proteins from a genomic interval of Paenibacillus sp. RC334:
- a CDS encoding NAD(P)/FAD-dependent oxidoreductase gives MKNFVILGGGYGGLTIAKELINKYIPDDVQVILVDRMPFQGLKTEYYALAAGTVSDFDLRVHFPDEQRLIRKYGEVTSMDLENKIVHFQDGEPLPYEQLVIALGCTDRFHNTPGAEEHSCTIQSFNNTRQTYLRLNEIKPYGHVHIVGGGLSGVEIAAELRESRTDLNITIMDRGERVLSAFPQRLSAYVHAWFKEHQVDALNHVGVCRIEPGAIYNHDEEIVTDAVVWTAGIQPVKIVQDLAVPKDPQGRIVLNEYYQIPDHPEVYVVGDCASLPYSPSAQAAEVQGEQIAHIVHDLWKGQTPHPHPLKLRGTLGALGKKAGFGYGFMGSTSLRGRVPRLLKSGVLWKSKRHFG, from the coding sequence ATGAAAAATTTCGTTATTCTGGGAGGCGGCTACGGTGGCCTTACCATTGCCAAGGAATTAATCAATAAATATATTCCCGATGATGTACAGGTTATTCTAGTGGATCGAATGCCCTTTCAGGGATTGAAAACAGAATACTACGCACTCGCGGCGGGGACGGTATCTGATTTTGATTTACGGGTACATTTTCCCGATGAACAACGGCTCATTCGCAAATACGGAGAAGTCACCTCGATGGATTTGGAAAATAAAATTGTACATTTCCAGGACGGCGAGCCTTTGCCCTATGAACAGCTTGTGATTGCACTGGGCTGTACGGACCGTTTTCACAATACACCAGGGGCTGAAGAACATAGCTGTACCATCCAGTCCTTTAACAATACACGTCAAACGTATCTGCGCCTGAATGAAATCAAGCCTTACGGACATGTGCATATTGTAGGTGGCGGTCTGAGCGGTGTTGAGATTGCGGCGGAATTGCGCGAAAGCCGCACGGATTTGAATATTACCATTATGGATCGGGGCGAGCGGGTGCTGTCGGCATTCCCGCAGCGTTTGTCTGCCTATGTGCATGCCTGGTTTAAGGAGCATCAAGTCGATGCGTTAAATCATGTGGGGGTTTGCCGCATTGAGCCGGGCGCTATTTACAACCATGATGAAGAAATTGTGACGGATGCGGTTGTATGGACTGCCGGGATTCAACCCGTGAAAATCGTGCAGGATTTAGCTGTGCCCAAAGATCCTCAGGGCCGCATTGTACTAAATGAATATTACCAAATTCCGGATCATCCCGAGGTGTATGTAGTTGGAGACTGCGCCAGTCTCCCCTACTCCCCAAGTGCTCAGGCGGCCGAGGTGCAAGGTGAGCAGATTGCACACATTGTACACGACCTGTGGAAAGGCCAAACGCCTCACCCGCATCCTTTGAAGCTGCGTGGCACATTGGGTGCGCTTGGCAAGAAAGCCGGATTCGGCTATGGTTTTATGGGCAGCACCTCGCTGCGTGGTCGTGTACCCCGCCTGCTCAAAAGCGGCGTGCTCTGGAAATCCAAACGCCATTTTGGCTAA
- a CDS encoding NifU family protein produces the protein MSETQSVQMYDEVADVLDKLRPFLQRDGGDVELVDVEDGIVKLKLVGACGSCPSSTITLKAGIERALLEEVDGVQEVVQVF, from the coding sequence ATGAGCGAAACACAAAGCGTTCAAATGTATGATGAAGTAGCGGATGTACTGGATAAGCTTCGTCCGTTCCTGCAACGCGATGGTGGCGACGTTGAACTGGTTGATGTAGAAGACGGCATCGTTAAGCTGAAGCTGGTAGGCGCTTGCGGCAGTTGCCCAAGTTCCACAATCACGCTGAAAGCAGGGATTGAACGCGCTCTTCTCGAAGAAGTCGACGGCGTCCAAGAAGTGGTACAAGTATTCTAA
- the mqnE gene encoding aminofutalosine synthase MqnE, producing MSTLVTPFTDRRMAEIVEKVQNGIRLSLEDGIYLYETDDILTLGQLANEANLRKNGKKVYFIENMSLYFTNVCEARCAFCNFRKDQGEEGSYTLSGQEMIDYVEQHIHPGVREFHIVGGHNNHVPFQYYVDSLKALNEKYPNVTLKAYTAAEIDFFTRISGLSIKEVLQELQKAGLQTLTGGGAEILSDEYRQKMRVTKANVDRYLEVHRTAHNLGMRTHTTMLYGSVESYEDRIEHMLQIRALQDETNGFMVFIPLSMQPKSKNANIMRRNSAYEDLKTIAISRLMLDNIDHVKAYFINIGPQLTQVALTFGASDVHGTIVREQISHAAGALTPAGLTRKELIWLVKGAGRTPVERDTFYNEIEVFE from the coding sequence ATGTCCACATTAGTTACACCCTTTACAGACCGCAGAATGGCGGAGATTGTAGAAAAGGTACAGAATGGTATTCGTTTGAGCCTTGAAGACGGTATATATTTGTACGAAACTGACGATATTCTCACACTGGGTCAGTTGGCTAACGAAGCGAATTTACGCAAGAACGGAAAAAAGGTTTATTTTATTGAGAACATGAGCCTGTACTTCACCAATGTATGCGAAGCGCGCTGCGCGTTCTGCAATTTCCGCAAGGATCAGGGGGAAGAAGGCTCTTATACGTTGTCCGGGCAGGAAATGATTGATTATGTTGAGCAGCATATCCATCCGGGCGTCAGAGAATTCCATATCGTCGGCGGTCATAATAATCATGTGCCTTTCCAATACTATGTAGACTCATTGAAGGCGCTGAATGAAAAGTACCCCAATGTTACACTGAAAGCCTATACTGCGGCAGAGATTGATTTTTTCACACGCATTAGCGGCTTGAGTATCAAAGAAGTGCTTCAGGAGCTGCAAAAGGCAGGGCTGCAAACACTGACCGGCGGTGGCGCAGAAATTTTATCGGATGAGTATCGCCAAAAAATGCGTGTCACCAAAGCGAATGTAGATCGCTATCTTGAGGTTCATCGCACGGCTCACAATCTCGGCATGAGAACTCATACGACGATGTTGTACGGTTCGGTTGAATCCTACGAGGATCGTATTGAACATATGCTGCAAATTCGCGCATTGCAGGACGAAACGAACGGATTTATGGTATTTATTCCACTGTCCATGCAGCCGAAAAGCAAAAATGCCAACATTATGCGCCGTAACTCCGCTTACGAGGATCTCAAAACGATTGCGATCAGCCGCCTGATGCTGGACAATATCGATCATGTTAAAGCTTACTTCATTAATATTGGTCCGCAATTGACGCAGGTCGCTCTGACCTTCGGTGCATCGGACGTCCACGGCACGATTGTGCGCGAGCAAATCAGCCATGCCGCAGGCGCACTGACCCCGGCCGGATTGACCCGTAAAGAGCTGATCTGGCTGGTCAAAGGTGCAGGACGCACCCCGGTTGAACGGGACACCTTCTATAACGAAATCGAAGTTTTCGAATAA
- a CDS encoding SDR family oxidoreductase — translation MVRCCWIIWYYLICGTSNGDVLFILASVMLEKHGLGPHRAVYAAAKVGLVSFTKSLAVEEAPYGITVNMICPGDIRGANKEKSIADVIGLQDKETPRGRPGSGEDIARVIAYLCDEHSDFITGNIMDVSGGLDPIRPTI, via the coding sequence TTGGTACGATGCTGCTGGATCATCTGGTATTACCTCATATGCGGAACCAGCAATGGGGACGTATTATTCATTTTGGCTTCGGTCATGCTGGAGAAGCACGGGCTTGGGCCGCATCGTGCTGTGTACGCAGCCGCCAAGGTGGGGCTGGTGTCTTTTACGAAGTCACTGGCTGTGGAAGAGGCTCCTTATGGTATCACGGTCAATATGATTTGTCCCGGGGATATCCGGGGTGCGAACAAGGAAAAGTCAATTGCCGACGTCATCGGCTTGCAGGATAAAGAGACACCGCGCGGACGCCCGGGGAGTGGAGAGGATATTGCGCGTGTGATTGCTTATTTGTGTGATGAGCATTCGGATTTTATCACGGGTAATATTATGGATGTGTCGGGAGGACTGGACCCGATTCGGCCGACCATATAA
- a CDS encoding YuzB family protein, with product MLRPIIEFCTSNMHFGTDEMMSRLEQNPDYDVIEYGCLSNCGQCNAEPYAMVNGEIVSADSAELLYEVIMNKIKEAEAWDNLDLD from the coding sequence ATGTTAAGACCCATCATTGAATTTTGCACCAGCAATATGCATTTTGGCACCGATGAAATGATGTCCAGACTGGAGCAAAATCCGGATTACGACGTCATTGAATACGGCTGTCTCAGCAATTGTGGTCAGTGTAACGCAGAACCGTATGCGATGGTCAACGGTGAGATTGTATCTGCCGATTCAGCCGAGCTGCTGTACGAAGTGATTATGAACAAAATCAAGGAAGCCGAGGCATGGGATAACCTTGATCTGGACTAA
- a CDS encoding MetQ/NlpA family ABC transporter substrate-binding protein, whose protein sequence is MKKWVLAVLSLTLIAVLAACGTKSTTSDTNNATQNTGGSPREVELKVGASPVPHAEILEAIKPQLEKEGVRLQVVQFNDYVQPNVQLFDKQLDANFYQHVPYMDVMNKERKMDLVSVGAVHLEPFGIYSQKYKKLDEIPDGATVAIPNDATNGGRALLLLEKQGLIKLKDASNIEATVKDITENPKNLKFKELEAAMLPRQLPEVDIALINTNYALEAKLNPTKDALALEDKDSPYANVLVARPDNKDSEAIQKLIKALQSPETKKFIEDKYQGAIIPAF, encoded by the coding sequence ATGAAAAAATGGGTATTGGCCGTATTAAGCTTGACATTAATTGCGGTATTGGCTGCTTGCGGCACGAAAAGCACAACATCCGATACAAACAATGCGACCCAAAATACAGGCGGGTCACCACGTGAAGTCGAGCTGAAAGTTGGCGCTTCTCCTGTGCCACATGCGGAAATTTTAGAAGCGATCAAGCCTCAGTTGGAAAAAGAGGGCGTTCGTCTTCAAGTCGTTCAGTTTAACGACTACGTACAACCGAACGTACAATTGTTCGACAAGCAACTGGATGCTAACTTCTATCAACATGTACCATACATGGATGTTATGAACAAAGAGCGCAAAATGGACCTGGTATCTGTAGGCGCGGTTCATCTGGAGCCATTCGGTATCTACTCCCAAAAATATAAAAAGCTTGATGAAATTCCGGACGGTGCTACCGTAGCCATCCCGAACGATGCAACCAATGGAGGTCGTGCATTGTTGTTGTTGGAGAAACAAGGTCTGATCAAGCTGAAAGACGCAAGCAACATTGAAGCTACAGTAAAAGATATTACAGAAAACCCGAAAAACCTGAAATTCAAGGAGCTGGAAGCGGCTATGCTGCCACGTCAGTTGCCTGAAGTCGACATTGCTCTGATCAACACGAACTATGCTCTGGAAGCGAAGCTAAACCCGACGAAGGATGCACTGGCATTGGAAGATAAAGATTCTCCATATGCTAACGTTCTGGTAGCACGTCCGGATAATAAGGATTCCGAAGCGATTCAAAAGCTGATCAAAGCGTTGCAATCCCCGGAAACTAAAAAATTCATCGAAGACAAATACCAAGGCGCGATTATCCCGGCATTTTAA